Proteins from one Pirellulales bacterium genomic window:
- a CDS encoding DUF3467 domain-containing protein: MVAKAEEAPQPAPESHAPAGQQQQQRQHVKVDDTHAAAAYANFCRVTGTPEELIIDFGLNPQPFGVPTEPIVISQRIVTNFYTAKRMLHALQLTLQRHEAAFGVLETDVQKRVVPGARS, encoded by the coding sequence ATCGTGGCGAAGGCAGAAGAAGCACCTCAACCGGCCCCCGAGAGTCACGCCCCGGCCGGGCAACAACAGCAACAGCGCCAGCATGTCAAAGTCGACGACACTCACGCGGCTGCCGCATACGCCAACTTCTGCCGTGTCACTGGCACGCCGGAAGAGTTGATTATCGACTTTGGCCTCAACCCGCAACCCTTCGGCGTTCCCACCGAGCCCATCGTCATCAGTCAGCGGATTGTCACCAACTTTTACACCGCCAAGCGGATGTTGCACGCCTTGCAACTCACCTTGCAACGCCACGAGGCGGCCTTCGGCGTGTTGGAGACGGACGTGCAAAA
- a CDS encoding DUF2897 family protein gives MKLAVRRARRRGFLTFEWILLITVLAIGIVGGLAALRDSIINELKDLCGAVEALNMTPNHDKDQPHRSPPQVVPPGAGS, from the coding sequence ATGAAGCTCGCAGTTCGACGCGCGCGGCGACGCGGATTTCTCACCTTTGAATGGATCTTGCTCATCACGGTGCTTGCCATTGGCATCGTGGGCGGATTGGCGGCGCTGCGCGACTCAATCATCAACGAGCTCAAGGACCTGTGCGGCGCGGTCGAGGCCCTGAACATGACCCCCAACCACGACAAAGATCAGCCTCACCGATCGCCGCCGCAGGTCGTTCCGCCGGGCGCCGGCTCGTAG
- a CDS encoding helix-turn-helix transcriptional regulator has product MATADTSPSVLRADCGTREVLKLIADRWTAIVIWQLSLGPRRYTQLEREIGGISQKMLTQTLRRLERDGLVERRPAAGGEQRFDYALTALGETLQEPLGALCRWAETHLAEVELARTRGDSMP; this is encoded by the coding sequence ATGGCGACTGCCGACACCAGCCCCAGCGTGTTGCGAGCCGACTGTGGCACGCGCGAGGTGCTTAAGCTCATCGCCGATCGCTGGACCGCGATCGTCATCTGGCAATTGTCGCTTGGCCCCCGCCGCTACACGCAACTTGAGCGCGAGATCGGCGGCATCTCTCAAAAGATGCTCACGCAAACTTTGCGGCGACTAGAGCGCGACGGCTTGGTGGAGCGCCGACCCGCAGCCGGCGGCGAGCAGCGCTTCGACTATGCGCTGACCGCGCTGGGCGAGACCTTGCAGGAGCCGCTCGGCGCCCTCTGCCGCTGGGCCGAGACACATCTGGCCGAGGTCGAACTGGCGCGCACGCGCGGCGACAGCATGCCGTGA
- a CDS encoding carbon storage regulator: protein MLVLNRKVGEKICIDGQIVVTVSRIQGTRVSLAIDAPKEVHVMRGELRPFVVELAPTPPEPKRSIERREPAARREPMSRPTAKAGG from the coding sequence ATGCTCGTGCTCAATCGCAAGGTCGGGGAAAAGATCTGCATCGACGGTCAGATCGTGGTCACGGTGAGTCGCATCCAGGGAACACGCGTGAGCTTGGCCATCGACGCGCCAAAGGAAGTGCATGTGATGCGAGGCGAGCTACGCCCCTTTGTGGTTGAGCTCGCGCCGACGCCGCCGGAACCGAAGAGAAGCATCGAGAGGCGTGAGCCCGCGGCGCGGCGCGAGCCAATGAGTCGACCCACGGCTAAGGCCGGCGGTTGA